The Methanoregula boonei 6A8 genome has a window encoding:
- the cobS gene encoding adenosylcobinamide-GDP ribazoletransferase, with translation MRPVLSLLQFTTLLPVGKPLDFDLFARHSWIFPIAGYVIALLVAIPVFFIRDTVLAAAVAVAGVILLSGAHHFDGLLDLGDGLMAQGDREKRTRALTDRCVGAGGIAAGIVVTLLLFAGLHAATSLISALIIGEVAAKFSMAFLTTYGAPFKEGMHSYLHRFSKPWFPFLSLLLCIPLVLLPVSPFRLAVAALMMILCPVVLLTISERIFGGVNGDVVGASNEITRALVVVALALV, from the coding sequence ATGAGGCCGGTTCTTTCGCTTTTGCAGTTTACTACGCTTCTTCCTGTGGGAAAGCCGCTAGATTTTGATCTTTTTGCACGTCACTCATGGATATTTCCGATTGCCGGCTACGTAATTGCCCTTCTGGTTGCCATACCGGTATTTTTCATAAGGGACACGGTGCTTGCCGCGGCAGTAGCCGTTGCCGGGGTGATTCTCTTGTCGGGGGCCCACCATTTTGACGGCCTGCTCGATCTCGGTGACGGACTCATGGCGCAGGGTGACCGCGAAAAACGGACGCGCGCGCTCACAGACCGGTGTGTAGGAGCAGGGGGAATTGCCGCGGGTATTGTCGTCACTCTTCTTCTTTTTGCCGGTCTCCATGCAGCGACGTCCCTGATTTCTGCCCTTATCATAGGCGAGGTTGCGGCAAAATTCTCCATGGCGTTTCTTACAACCTACGGGGCGCCGTTCAAGGAAGGAATGCACAGTTATCTCCACCGGTTTTCAAAGCCTTGGTTTCCCTTCCTTTCACTCTTGCTCTGTATCCCTCTGGTGCTTCTCCCAGTATCTCCCTTCCGGCTCGCAGTTGCCGCTCTCATGATGATCCTCTGCCCGGTCGTGCTTCTTACCATTTCAGAAAGAATTTTCGGCGGAGTCAATGGCGATGTGGTCGGGGCATCAAACGAGATCACCCGGGCACTGGTTGTTGTTGCACTGGCACTGGTCTGA
- a CDS encoding phosphatidylglycerophosphatase A codes for MFEIETRLEKKGITLDAIVDAAMGLYVSHGMPEEQAAEDIRKKILKYLADPNVASLLLGAVLLEEELYEHRKDSEIAEDPVFLLSDEIIGMAIAECIGGTYARFEFTRYDQKKPGILATLGPFLDDAVAGLIAGCTSRLYSECV; via the coding sequence ATGTTTGAGATCGAAACCCGGCTGGAAAAAAAGGGGATTACCCTTGATGCAATCGTGGATGCTGCCATGGGGCTCTATGTCTCTCATGGGATGCCGGAGGAGCAGGCCGCGGAAGATATCAGGAAAAAAATCCTGAAATACCTTGCAGACCCAAACGTCGCCTCTTTGCTCCTTGGTGCCGTGTTGCTCGAAGAAGAACTCTATGAACACCGGAAAGATTCCGAAATTGCCGAAGATCCGGTTTTTTTATTAAGCGACGAGATCATCGGCATGGCCATTGCCGAATGCATCGGAGGAACCTACGCACGGTTCGAGTTTACACGGTACGACCAGAAGAAACCCGGGATCCTTGCCACGCTCGGACCGTTTCTCGATGATGCCGTGGCAGGCCTGATCGCCGGATGTACCTCCCGCCTGTACAGTGAGTGCGTATGA
- the cobT gene encoding nicotinate mononucleotide-dependent phosphoribosyltransferase CobT: MILSVSMAFLTGVPNFSGKRPAFCVILGNTLLSTIPGISGAGPTPEQTLLTPNLDAELVTNGRIANPDIKPNTPTGCPTPATITRAMIELTGIAPVFINAGLHNPLTVPYLDALGSVGNDPRTGDAIPRAHQIFSQGRNIGKILSGMGDLLILGECVPGGTTTALCVLRALGYPAAVSSSFVDNPRDQKERICREVLTGLTPEMRRDPLAIVQRVGDPMIPVAVGIASTYSGTLVLAGGTQMLAVCGVIKAMNGRLPSVATTVYVRDDGSANVQELADMMGVTVYYVDPTFGELGHDGLARYCTGEVKEGTGAGGAMFMASVMGFTPEQIKDKIYNTVLAYR; the protein is encoded by the coding sequence ATGATTCTATCAGTATCCATGGCATTCCTCACCGGTGTACCCAATTTCTCCGGGAAAAGACCTGCATTTTGTGTCATTCTGGGAAATACACTGCTCTCAACCATCCCCGGTATTTCCGGTGCCGGTCCGACACCGGAACAAACCCTGCTCACCCCGAATCTTGATGCTGAATTGGTCACAAACGGTCGGATTGCAAACCCGGATATTAAGCCAAATACCCCCACCGGGTGTCCAACTCCTGCTACAATCACCCGTGCTATGATAGAACTGACCGGTATTGCCCCGGTCTTTATCAATGCAGGTTTGCATAATCCTCTGACCGTCCCGTACCTGGATGCCTTGGGAAGCGTGGGAAACGATCCCCGGACCGGTGATGCCATCCCCCGGGCCCACCAGATTTTTTCCCAAGGCAGGAATATTGGGAAGATCCTGTCAGGAATGGGAGACCTGCTGATTCTGGGAGAGTGCGTGCCCGGTGGAACCACAACAGCGCTCTGCGTTCTCCGGGCACTCGGGTATCCTGCCGCTGTAAGCAGCAGTTTTGTCGACAATCCCCGTGACCAAAAAGAGAGGATATGCCGGGAGGTCCTTACCGGCCTCACCCCGGAAATGCGGCGCGATCCCTTGGCCATTGTCCAGCGTGTCGGCGATCCAATGATCCCGGTCGCGGTAGGTATTGCCAGCACATACTCCGGAACCCTGGTGCTCGCCGGAGGAACCCAGATGCTTGCCGTGTGTGGTGTGATCAAGGCAATGAACGGTCGCCTGCCTTCTGTGGCCACGACTGTTTATGTTCGTGACGACGGTTCGGCAAACGTGCAGGAACTTGCCGATATGATGGGTGTAACCGTTTACTATGTTGATCCCACATTTGGTGAGCTTGGTCACGATGGACTCGCACGCTACTGCACCGGGGAAGTCAAAGAAGGGACCGGTGCAGGGGGAGCTATGTTCATGGCCTCAGTGATGGGATTTACCCCGGAGCAGATCAAGGATAAGATCTATAATACTGTGCTGGCTTACCGCTGA
- a CDS encoding GMP synthase subunit A: MLPICVVNNYGQFNHLIHRALRDLDIDAVLIPNTTPREEIASQYRGIILGGGPDIARAGVCAEYLDLGIPVLGICLGLHIIARKFGGVVHPGKSGGYGSVEVTIREHDDILSGYPDIIPVWASHADEVCRIPEGFTLLASSGICEVEAVACPRKRIYGLQWHPEVSHTVGGKRVYENFDAICTE, encoded by the coding sequence ATGCTTCCTATCTGTGTAGTCAATAATTACGGGCAGTTTAACCATCTGATTCACCGCGCCCTGCGGGATCTTGACATCGATGCGGTGCTGATCCCCAATACTACTCCAAGGGAGGAGATTGCCTCTCAGTACCGGGGTATTATCCTTGGAGGTGGGCCGGATATTGCGCGGGCAGGGGTATGTGCGGAGTATCTGGATCTTGGAATCCCGGTACTGGGGATATGCCTTGGGCTTCACATAATTGCGAGAAAATTTGGTGGGGTGGTTCATCCGGGAAAATCCGGAGGATACGGATCGGTCGAGGTAACGATCCGTGAACATGACGATATCCTGTCGGGGTATCCAGATATAATCCCTGTATGGGCATCGCATGCGGACGAAGTCTGCAGGATCCCTGAGGGATTTACGCTTCTGGCCAGTTCCGGGATCTGCGAAGTGGAGGCAGTCGCTTGTCCCCGGAAACGGATTTACGGTCTTCAGTGGCATCCTGAGGTTAGTCATACTGTGGGTGGGAAGCGGGTGTATGAAAATTTCGATGCGATCTGCACGGAATAG
- a CDS encoding DUF3821 domain-containing protein, with translation MRIGSAARYGFVFICLCVLAGPALAAGAYTTVPQGGTVFIGEQGLDITSALGSDSTIGWWASGAAIATSSPDSQMPVTTPSNFYISPSAFGQYTGNWYRINSQGKPDGVAFVVADPSLAVRIIDTTVSIDMTNKWIPRGDQAAFQIDTNLNQLFTRGSSSTEGIDLYVQAPSGGVYSALLDSSGVAHPLSNLIVSSPSYQTPWSWDTGNSQYVTGTYTIWAKCDINGMYDNYGTTGKTISQQVTVLDQEQNPLISANGPATVTTTQSNAIQTSTTQNTPLPTTLPTTIVTTPVTVITTTTVTTPVTSVATTSAPVETTTPKASGFGTILTVVSIVTISLLGFCRRH, from the coding sequence ATGCGAATCGGATCAGCTGCCCGGTATGGGTTTGTGTTTATCTGCCTCTGTGTGCTTGCCGGCCCGGCGCTGGCGGCCGGAGCCTATACAACCGTCCCCCAGGGGGGGACCGTCTTTATCGGTGAACAGGGTCTCGATATCACGTCCGCACTGGGTAGTGATTCCACCATTGGGTGGTGGGCCTCGGGGGCGGCAATTGCGACCAGTTCCCCCGATAGCCAGATGCCGGTGACCACCCCCTCTAACTTCTACATATCACCGTCTGCATTCGGGCAATATACAGGCAATTGGTATCGGATAAATTCTCAGGGAAAACCCGATGGGGTAGCTTTTGTCGTTGCCGATCCCTCTCTTGCTGTCAGGATAATCGATACAACCGTGAGTATCGATATGACAAACAAGTGGATTCCCCGGGGGGATCAGGCAGCTTTCCAGATAGATACCAACTTAAACCAGTTGTTTACAAGAGGCAGTTCTTCCACTGAAGGGATTGATCTTTATGTACAGGCTCCTTCAGGAGGAGTCTATTCAGCCCTTCTCGATAGTTCGGGTGTAGCCCACCCCCTCAGTAACCTTATCGTCTCGAGCCCATCGTACCAGACACCCTGGAGCTGGGACACCGGCAATTCGCAGTACGTAACGGGGACTTATACGATCTGGGCCAAGTGCGACATAAATGGCATGTATGATAATTACGGTACCACCGGTAAAACGATCAGCCAGCAGGTTACCGTTCTCGATCAGGAACAGAATCCTCTGATCTCGGCAAATGGTCCTGCAACTGTTACCACTACGCAATCGAATGCCATACAGACTTCCACAACACAGAATACACCCCTGCCCACTACGCTTCCGACAACAATCGTCACAACACCGGTAACGGTTATTACCACAACCACCGTAACCACCCCGGTCACTTCTGTGGCTACCACATCCGCTCCTGTGGAAACAACAACTCCAAAGGCCAGTGGGTTTGGAACGATCCTGACAGTGGTCTCAATAGTTACTATAAGCCTTCTGGGGTTTTGCCGTCGGCATTGA
- a CDS encoding nitroreductase family protein produces MNVITAVIKGRHSIRKFRSDPLDEIFIHDAIECAVHAPTAMNLQPWLIGVIHSRDLLSKIAAVTDHGKFIADAAVCFAVFGERDAKYYLEDCSAATENLILGLHAYGVGSCWVAGDKKEYAEDLRKLLNVPEKYTLVSLVPAGIPQEVTPATKKETKNMIFSDTFKKN; encoded by the coding sequence ATGAACGTTATAACTGCGGTCATCAAGGGACGGCACAGTATCCGGAAATTCAGGTCGGATCCCCTTGATGAGATATTTATCCATGATGCCATCGAATGCGCAGTCCATGCTCCGACTGCGATGAACCTGCAGCCCTGGCTAATCGGTGTCATACATTCCCGGGATCTGCTTTCCAAAATTGCAGCAGTGACCGATCACGGTAAGTTCATTGCAGATGCCGCGGTTTGTTTTGCTGTTTTCGGAGAGCGTGATGCAAAATATTATCTGGAAGACTGCTCTGCGGCAACTGAGAACCTGATTCTTGGTCTGCATGCGTACGGCGTGGGATCCTGCTGGGTGGCGGGAGACAAAAAAGAGTACGCGGAGGACCTGCGAAAGCTCCTGAACGTGCCGGAAAAATACACCCTTGTTTCTCTGGTTCCCGCCGGAATTCCTCAAGAAGTCACCCCGGCAACAAAGAAAGAAACAAAGAATATGATCTTTTCCGATACATTCAAGAAAAATTGA
- a CDS encoding bifunctional hexulose-6-phosphate synthase/ribonuclease regulator, which produces MEKIVLQVALDLLELNRAVQIAREALTGGADWIEAGTPLIKSEGMRAIRTLREQFPDAVIVADMKVADTGTLEVEMAAKAGANIVCILADADDAVIAEAVRAGRLYGVKLMADLINVEDPVGRARQLETLGVDIIAAHVGIDQQMIGKDSLDLLQMIRKEIHIPVAVAGGLDPVTSGEAANIGADIVIVGGWIARSADVEGSARQIRTSLDSPTPAAPEKKSRDEEIRSLLIQVSTPNISDAMHRKGALPGLVSLCGNVKMAGRAVTVWTIAGDWAKPVEAIDGAAPGSVLVINNDGGVHVAPWGELATLSCLQRGIAGVVIDGAARDIDDIRAMKFPLFARAVVPNAGEPKGYGEINTEIQCCGQSVRPGDWIVGDESGVVAIPGERGYEVARRALEVKKTEARIREEIRRGSTLSTVADLIKWEKK; this is translated from the coding sequence ATGGAAAAGATTGTCCTGCAGGTTGCGCTGGACCTCCTTGAGCTTAACCGGGCCGTACAGATTGCACGGGAGGCGCTGACCGGTGGAGCTGACTGGATCGAGGCCGGGACCCCGCTTATCAAAAGCGAGGGAATGCGGGCGATCCGTACGTTGCGTGAGCAGTTCCCGGATGCTGTCATCGTTGCTGACATGAAAGTCGCTGATACCGGTACTCTCGAAGTCGAGATGGCCGCAAAAGCCGGGGCAAACATTGTCTGCATCCTTGCTGACGCGGACGATGCAGTGATTGCCGAAGCAGTACGGGCCGGCCGATTGTATGGAGTCAAGCTGATGGCGGATCTTATCAATGTTGAGGATCCGGTGGGGCGTGCCCGACAACTTGAGACGCTGGGGGTGGATATCATTGCAGCACATGTTGGCATCGATCAGCAGATGATAGGGAAGGATTCTCTAGATCTTCTCCAGATGATAAGGAAAGAGATCCATATCCCGGTTGCCGTTGCAGGAGGGTTGGATCCTGTCACCTCCGGGGAGGCAGCAAATATTGGCGCCGATATCGTGATTGTCGGTGGTTGGATCGCCCGCTCTGCCGATGTCGAGGGATCTGCCCGTCAGATCCGGACATCTTTGGATTCACCCACCCCTGCAGCCCCGGAAAAAAAGAGCAGGGACGAAGAGATCCGATCGCTCCTGATTCAGGTCTCCACTCCCAATATCAGTGATGCAATGCACCGGAAAGGTGCGCTCCCTGGCTTGGTTTCACTTTGCGGAAATGTAAAGATGGCCGGCAGGGCTGTCACTGTGTGGACGATAGCCGGTGACTGGGCTAAACCAGTGGAGGCTATCGATGGTGCAGCCCCGGGAAGCGTTCTTGTCATTAACAACGATGGAGGAGTCCATGTAGCTCCATGGGGAGAACTTGCTACATTGAGCTGCCTCCAGCGGGGCATCGCAGGTGTCGTGATTGATGGTGCGGCCCGTGATATTGATGATATACGGGCTATGAAATTTCCTCTCTTTGCACGTGCTGTCGTACCCAATGCCGGTGAACCCAAAGGGTATGGCGAAATTAATACGGAGATCCAGTGCTGCGGGCAGTCTGTCCGGCCTGGTGACTGGATTGTTGGGGACGAGAGCGGCGTTGTGGCAATTCCCGGTGAACGGGGATACGAAGTGGCACGACGGGCGCTTGAAGTCAAAAAGACTGAGGCGAGGATACGCGAGGAGATCCGCCGGGGAAGTACGCTCTCCACCGTTGCAGATCTGATAAAATGGGAGAAAAAATGA
- a CDS encoding ACT domain-containing protein yields MDRKKYIIKQISIFSENRPGRLASVAHALGEEKINILAFSIAEASGFGVIRALVDHPEKAFEKLSSLGFNVAFTEVIAVQMKDQPGGLYEIAKILGDAGINIEYSYAYSGKKAAVLILRVDQVEEAIDKVLASGATLLEYSVFH; encoded by the coding sequence ATGGACAGGAAAAAGTACATCATCAAACAGATCTCGATATTTTCGGAAAACCGACCGGGCAGGCTCGCTTCCGTCGCCCACGCTCTGGGGGAGGAGAAGATCAATATCCTTGCCTTCAGCATAGCCGAAGCAAGTGGTTTTGGTGTAATCCGGGCTCTGGTGGATCACCCGGAGAAAGCATTTGAAAAACTCTCATCACTTGGTTTTAATGTGGCCTTTACCGAGGTGATCGCCGTCCAGATGAAAGATCAGCCGGGGGGCCTCTACGAGATTGCAAAGATCCTTGGCGATGCTGGCATCAACATCGAATATTCCTATGCGTATTCCGGGAAAAAAGCCGCAGTGCTTATTCTCCGCGTGGATCAGGTAGAAGAAGCGATCGATAAGGTTCTGGCATCCGGGGCAACCTTGCTTGAGTACTCCGTATTCCATTAG
- a CDS encoding phenylacetate--CoA ligase family protein, whose product MQYWDPRIEEMPVEDLRKTQYKLLKSLVYRLYSFSSFYHDRMKEQKVHPDDIKKLSDIRKLPFMFKRDLRDNYPNRIFTASQEELVRYHVSSGTTGKPTVVGYTQRDLDLWTTSLARGLTSVGLRRGDVIQVSYGYGLFTGGLGMHYGAERIGATVLPTSVGNTERQLELMQDLDVTAIACTPSYLLHIGEVAEKMGIDIKKDTRLRTGILGAEPWTENMRARIENWLGIKAYDIYGTSELSGPMFTECSEQNGFHIWSDIAYVEIVDPKTGEPLDTGEKGELTITMLQKEALPMIRYRIGDVSSIEDEVCPCGRTSPRIKRIQGRVDDMLIIRGINVFPSQVEYTLMSIPEIGEHFQIVVERSGALDDMLVRVELTKESFSDKINDLMRIRQNVEHRLRNTLNVAVDVELVEPGSLPRFEGKSKKVIDKRVL is encoded by the coding sequence ATGCAGTATTGGGATCCCCGAATAGAAGAGATGCCCGTTGAGGATCTCCGGAAAACCCAGTATAAACTGTTAAAAAGTCTTGTCTACCGGCTCTATAGTTTTTCGTCTTTTTACCATGACCGTATGAAGGAGCAGAAGGTCCACCCGGATGATATCAAGAAATTATCTGATATCAGGAAACTGCCCTTCATGTTCAAGCGCGATCTCAGGGACAATTATCCTAACCGGATCTTCACTGCTTCGCAGGAAGAACTGGTACGGTATCATGTCTCTTCAGGCACTACGGGGAAGCCGACAGTAGTCGGTTATACACAGCGGGATCTTGACCTCTGGACCACCTCACTTGCCCGGGGACTCACTTCCGTTGGTCTTCGCAGAGGGGATGTCATTCAGGTAAGCTATGGTTATGGCCTGTTTACCGGGGGACTTGGGATGCATTACGGGGCAGAGAGGATCGGTGCAACCGTGCTCCCCACCAGTGTCGGGAATACCGAACGCCAGCTCGAACTGATGCAGGATCTCGATGTCACGGCAATTGCCTGCACTCCCTCATATCTCCTCCACATCGGCGAAGTTGCAGAAAAGATGGGAATCGATATTAAAAAGGACACCCGGCTCAGGACCGGCATTCTTGGAGCGGAGCCCTGGACCGAAAATATGCGGGCCAGAATCGAAAACTGGCTGGGGATCAAGGCATATGACATATACGGGACAAGCGAACTCTCCGGCCCCATGTTTACAGAATGTTCTGAGCAGAACGGGTTCCATATCTGGTCCGATATCGCTTATGTGGAAATCGTTGATCCCAAAACCGGTGAACCTTTGGATACAGGCGAAAAGGGTGAACTGACGATCACGATGCTCCAGAAAGAGGCGCTCCCGATGATCCGATACCGGATCGGAGATGTCTCCTCGATCGAGGATGAAGTGTGCCCCTGCGGCAGAACAAGCCCAAGGATAAAACGGATCCAAGGAAGGGTGGATGATATGTTGATCATCCGCGGCATCAACGTCTTCCCATCACAGGTTGAGTATACGTTGATGTCGATTCCCGAGATAGGAGAGCACTTCCAGATCGTAGTCGAGCGCTCGGGTGCACTTGATGATATGCTGGTCAGGGTGGAGCTGACCAAAGAGTCCTTCAGCGACAAGATCAACGATCTCATGAGGATCCGGCAGAATGTAGAACACCGGCTCAGAAACACACTGAATGTCGCTGTGGATGTCGAACTTGTGGAGCCGGGATCCCTTCCGAGGTTTGAAGGGAAGTCAAAAAAAGTGATTGACAAGAGGGTGTTGTAA
- a CDS encoding phenylacetate--CoA ligase family protein, translated as MFWDKKMETLKPADLKALQFKRLKKTLRAVQHVDFYRQQFEKAGVSATDIKTLEDIPKLPFTRKQDLRDGYPFGFFAVPMQKIVRIHTTSGTTGKPTVVGYTRTDLETWASLIARNMTMIGIGKNDVFQNMVNYGMFTGGLGFHYGAELIGMTVIPSATGNTRRQIEMIRDFGVTAIHCTPSYAMHLSEVAEEMGEPLESLKTGIFGAEPWSDTMRHTLEDRLGVTAFDSYGMSELFGPGVAFECPERDGLHIWHDSYLVEIIDPVSGENLSDGERGELVVTPLVKEAMPLIRYRTGDVTMLMEDGCLCRRGKKIARLTGRSDDMLIIRGINVFPSQIEHVLLRIPEVGNQFMVYIDRINHLDEMTVEVEINRSHFSGELADLAKIQKKVVKELHDTLELRTTVKLVEPGSLPRFEGKAKRVIDRRGEI; from the coding sequence ATGTTCTGGGATAAAAAAATGGAAACTCTGAAACCCGCAGATCTCAAGGCGCTCCAGTTTAAACGGCTGAAAAAAACCCTTCGCGCTGTACAGCATGTGGATTTTTACCGGCAACAGTTTGAAAAGGCCGGGGTTTCTGCTACGGATATCAAAACCCTTGAAGACATCCCGAAGTTGCCTTTCACCAGAAAACAGGATCTCCGTGACGGGTATCCCTTTGGATTTTTTGCAGTTCCCATGCAAAAGATTGTTCGGATCCACACAACTTCAGGTACCACCGGCAAACCTACCGTTGTCGGTTATACCCGCACGGATCTGGAGACGTGGGCCAGCCTCATCGCACGGAATATGACCATGATCGGTATCGGGAAGAATGATGTTTTCCAGAACATGGTCAATTATGGAATGTTTACCGGTGGGCTGGGGTTCCATTACGGTGCAGAACTCATAGGAATGACGGTGATCCCCAGCGCTACCGGAAATACCCGACGCCAGATAGAGATGATCCGTGATTTCGGTGTGACTGCCATCCACTGCACCCCCAGTTATGCCATGCATCTGTCAGAAGTCGCGGAGGAGATGGGTGAACCTCTGGAAAGCCTGAAAACCGGCATTTTTGGTGCCGAACCCTGGTCAGATACCATGCGCCATACTCTCGAAGACCGTCTGGGTGTCACGGCATTTGATTCGTACGGTATGAGCGAGCTCTTCGGACCGGGAGTTGCTTTCGAGTGCCCCGAACGGGATGGACTGCACATCTGGCACGACAGTTATCTGGTAGAGATCATCGATCCGGTCAGTGGGGAAAATCTCTCTGATGGGGAACGGGGAGAACTGGTGGTGACGCCGCTTGTCAAGGAGGCGATGCCACTCATCCGTTACCGGACTGGTGATGTCACCATGCTCATGGAAGACGGATGCCTCTGCAGGCGGGGAAAAAAGATCGCCCGGTTAACCGGCAGGAGCGACGATATGCTCATTATCCGCGGCATCAATGTGTTCCCCTCCCAGATTGAACATGTACTTCTCAGGATCCCGGAGGTAGGCAATCAGTTTATGGTATATATCGACAGAATCAATCATCTGGACGAGATGACCGTGGAAGTCGAGATCAATCGCAGCCATTTTTCCGGGGAACTTGCGGATCTTGCCAAGATCCAAAAAAAGGTAGTAAAAGAACTGCACGACACACTTGAACTGCGGACTACAGTAAAACTGGTAGAACCCGGCTCCCTGCCACGATTTGAGGGAAAAGCCAAGCGGGTCATCGACCGCAGAGGTGAGATCTGA
- the cas1 gene encoding CRISPR-associated endonuclease Cas1, with amino-acid sequence MTRAIPWVAVYGFGAHIKSTQKKLSILAKGKVEEYPLEEIQNLLIVGGHHLNSTTFSHLLRNGSYISFFEPDGSPLGILKPWGSTCDTTIRALQEGAPRDRYATALAQAALKSRLIAIEHIQDQQGSSLFYEGELQILHNALHNLEYMVKLDEIRRLSDLTANMYYEILSRDIPREFDFRRRTVRPQCDPINAMLSFGYAMLFGNCCVPVIGARLDPDLGILYEGSGALVQDLMASFKAQMIDGVIWSIARDSLNVGDFEITSNRCILSDNLIQNLMSSFRKSIDNQKLDCQVHNFLQALSNKEDLTILY; translated from the coding sequence ATGACACGAGCGATTCCCTGGGTGGCAGTGTATGGGTTTGGCGCTCATATCAAGTCCACACAAAAAAAACTTAGTATCCTTGCCAAAGGAAAGGTCGAGGAGTACCCGCTTGAAGAGATACAAAATCTCCTCATTGTTGGTGGGCATCACCTTAATTCTACCACTTTCTCTCACCTGCTCAGAAATGGATCGTACATCTCCTTTTTTGAGCCGGATGGCTCCCCCTTGGGAATCCTAAAACCCTGGGGGAGTACCTGCGATACCACCATCCGGGCCCTTCAGGAAGGGGCCCCCAGGGATCGTTATGCTACAGCACTCGCCCAAGCCGCTCTTAAGTCCCGTTTGATTGCAATTGAACACATTCAGGATCAGCAGGGGTCATCCCTTTTCTATGAGGGAGAGCTGCAAATACTTCACAATGCACTTCATAATCTCGAATATATGGTCAAACTGGACGAGATCCGGCGTCTTTCCGATCTGACTGCAAATATGTATTACGAGATTCTTTCGCGTGATATTCCCCGTGAGTTCGATTTCCGGAGACGCACAGTCAGGCCGCAGTGCGATCCCATCAACGCTATGCTCTCTTTTGGCTATGCCATGCTTTTTGGGAACTGTTGTGTCCCCGTTATCGGAGCCCGCCTCGATCCTGATCTCGGGATCCTTTATGAGGGATCGGGAGCTCTTGTTCAGGATCTTATGGCCTCATTTAAAGCCCAGATGATTGACGGGGTTATATGGAGCATTGCCCGGGATTCATTGAATGTCGGGGATTTTGAGATAACATCAAACCGGTGTATACTTTCGGACAACCTGATTCAGAATTTAATGTCTTCGTTTCGGAAATCCATTGATAATCAAAAACTGGATTGCCAGGTACATAATTTCCTGCAGGCTCTTTCGAACAAGGAAGATCTCACAATACTGTACTGA
- a CDS encoding acylphosphatase yields MKTVEILITGRVQKVGFRACARKIASDLNVTGTVMNLSDGKVQIFATAEPIILEKFISMLYSCPRAVIRDMHTTDIPIRTYTEFSIIKISGPVSTVL; encoded by the coding sequence ATGAAAACCGTAGAGATTCTCATTACGGGCCGGGTGCAGAAAGTGGGGTTTCGCGCCTGTGCCAGAAAGATTGCCAGCGATCTGAACGTAACCGGTACTGTCATGAATCTTTCCGATGGAAAAGTTCAGATATTTGCTACAGCAGAGCCGATCATTCTGGAAAAATTCATCTCAATGCTCTATAGTTGTCCACGGGCGGTGATACGGGATATGCATACTACAGATATTCCGATCAGGACCTACACCGAGTTCTCCATTATCAAGATCAGCGGGCCGGTCAGTACAGTATTGTGA